A part of Molothrus aeneus isolate 106 unplaced genomic scaffold, BPBGC_Maene_1.0 scaffold_30, whole genome shotgun sequence genomic DNA contains:
- the LOC136570058 gene encoding PDZ domain-containing protein GIPC1-like has translation MPLGLGRRKKPPPLVENEEGAGGRGGAPGEPGGAPGGVPGAAPPPHPLRPRLVFHTQLAHGSATGRVEGFGNVRELYGKIGEAFGIPASEVLFCTLNTPQVDMEKLLGGQIGLEDFIFAHTRGRQKDVQVLKSEEALGLTITDNGAGYAFIKRIREGSVMARTPQVGVGDVLEALDGRSLVGTRHFEVARLLQELPRGHRFRLRLTEPRRAWDGVGPRSGGVSARGGPPQVLSGRGTLRLRSRGPATLQEQPSAFEERAVAKVDDLLESYMGIRDSELAATMVELGRDARDPDALAEALDAQLGDFAFPDEFVFDVWGAIGDAKAGRC, from the exons ATGCCGCTGGGGCTGGGCCGCCGCAAGAAGCCGCCGCCGCTGGTGGAGAACGAGGAGGGcgccggggggcgcgggggggcccCGGGAGAGCCCGGGGGGGCcccggggggggtcccgggggcggcgccccctccccacccgCTGCGGCCCCGCCTGGTGTTCCACACGCAGCTGGCGCACGGCAGCGCCACCGGCCGCGTGGAGGGGTTCGGGAACGTGCGGGAGCTGTACGGGAAAATAGGAGAGGCCTTCGGCATCCCGGCCAGCGAG gtgctgttCTGCACGCTGAACACGCCCCAGGTGGacatggagaagctgctggGGGGGCAGATCGGGCTCGAGGATTTCATCTTCGCGCACACGCGGGGCCGCCAGAAGGACGTGCAGGTGCTGAAATCTGAGGAGGCGCTGGGGCTGACCATCACCGACAACGGAGCTGGATACGCCTTCATCAAG CGGATCCGGGAGGGCTCGGTGATGGCGCGCACGCCCCAGGTGGGCGTCGGGGACGTGCTGGAGGCGCTGGACGGGCGCAGCCTGGTGGGGACGCGGCACTTTGAGGTGGCgcggctgctgcaggagctgccccgcGGGCACCGCTTCAGGCTGAGGCTGACTGAACCACGGAGAGCGTGGG acGGGGTCGGGCCCCGCTCCGGGGGGGTCTCGGCTCGGGGGGGGCCCCCCCAGGTGCTCTCGGGCCGGGGGACGCTGAGGCTGCGCTCGAGGGGCCCGGCCACGCTGCAGGAGCAG CCGTCGGCGTTCGAGGAGCGCGCGGTGGCCAAGGTGGACGATCTGCTGGAGAGCTACATGGGCATCCGGGACAGCGAGCTGG cCGCCACCATGGTGGAGCTGGGCCGCGACGCCCGGGACCCCGACGCGCTGGCCGAGGCTCTGGACGCTCAGCTCGGCGACTTCGCCTTCCCGGACGAGTTCGTGTTCGACGTCTGGGGCGCCATCGGCGACGCCAAGGCCGGGCGGTGCTGA
- the LOC136570052 gene encoding proline-rich protein HaeIII subfamily 1-like — translation MDPGPLWTRRMGPRSLRTPPKWILGLSGRIPDPLGPLKWNPDPPNGSRNPLDLLDGSQIPQMDPRLFKWILRLSGSLGWIPGPPGPLERILDPSGSSGWILEPPNGSQSPPDPSDGPQSPRMDPGPPDGSPRQIPDPLGGFWSPLDGSQIPNGPPGSPWTPGMDPGPPKWVPDPSGPWADPGSQMDPQDGSRIHGWIPDPSGPWTDPGSQMDPPDRSWIPNGPTGQILDPRMDPRPLWIPQTDPKWIPDPKWIPRADPGPGQLWGPPRPLPRCTEIQDPKKPRVHPKIPQSDPKNPGRDPKISEIHPKISGTPKSLRLAPKPLGVDPKPSWNSQIPEISPKTF, via the coding sequence ATGGACCCTGGACCCCTCTGGACTCGCAGGATGGGTCCCAGATCCCTCCGGACTCCTCCCAAATGGATCCTGGGCCTCTCTGGACGGATCCCAGATCCCCTTGGACCCCTCAAATGGAACCCGGACCCCCCAAATGGGTCCCGGAACCCTCTGGACCTTCTGGACGGATCCCAGATCCCCCAAATGGACCCCAGACTCTTCAAATGGATCCTGCGCCTCTCTGGATCTCTGGGATGGATCCCGGGTCCCCCTGGACCCCTTGAACGGATCCTGGACCCCTCTGGATCTTCTGGGTGGATCCTGGAGCCCCCAAATGGATCCCAGAGCCCCCCGGACCCCTCGGATGGACCCCAGAGCCCCCGAATGGATCCTGGACCCCCAGATGGATCCCCCAGGCAGATCCCGGATCCCCTGGGTGGATTCTGGAGCCCCTTGGATGGATCTCAGATCCCAAATGgaccccctggatccccctggACCCCTGGAATGGATCCTGGACCACCCAAATGGGTCCCGGACCCCTCTGGACCCTGGGCAGATCCCGGATCCCAAATGGACCCACAGGACGGATCccggatccatggatggatccCAGACCCCTCTGGACCCTGGACAGATCCCGGATCCCAAATGGATCCCCCGGACAGATCCTGGATCCCAAATGGACCCACAGGACAGATCCTGGATCCACGGATGGATCCCAGACCCCTCTGGATCCCCCAGACAGATCCCAAATggatcccagatcccaaatgGATCCCCCGGGCGGATCCCGGACCGGGACAATTGTGGGGACCCCCCCGTCCCCTCCCCCGCTGTACAGAAATACAGGATCCCAAAAAGCCTCGAgtccaccccaaaattcctcagagcgaccccaaaaaccccggccgggaccccaaaatctcagagattcaccccaaaatttctgggaccccaaaatcgcTGAGATTGGCCCCAAAACCTTTGGGGGttgaccccaaaccctcctggaattcccaaatcccagaaatcagcccaaaaaccttttaa